One part of the Thermodesulfovibrio sp. 3462-1 genome encodes these proteins:
- a CDS encoding cytochrome c family protein — MKNLIIAIFVLLCPSIVFSEYVGTEMCKKCHIKQYENFIKYSRMSHSFDAVEKMKNKFTEEELKGCFQCHTTGYGKKGGFVSVEKTPHLKNTGCEVCHGPGKKHAETKNPMFIKRKLNVQICESCHTEERVRAFRFKPLLYGGAH, encoded by the coding sequence ATGAAAAATTTAATCATTGCTATTTTTGTTTTATTGTGTCCTTCTATTGTATTTTCTGAATATGTAGGAACAGAAATGTGTAAAAAATGTCATATCAAACAATACGAAAATTTTATTAAGTATTCAAGAATGTCTCATTCCTTTGACGCAGTTGAGAAAATGAAGAATAAATTTACTGAAGAAGAATTAAAGGGCTGTTTTCAATGTCATACAACAGGATATGGTAAAAAAGGAGGGTTTGTTTCAGTAGAAAAAACACCTCATCTTAAAAATACAGGTTGTGAAGTATGCCACGGTCCTGGCAAAAAACATGCTGAGACAAAAAATCCCATGTTTATTAAAAGAAAGCTCAATGTTCAAATTTGTGAATCCTGTCATACAGAAGAAAGAGTCAGAGCTTTTAGATTTAAACCTCTTCTTTATGGAGGAGCTCACTGA
- a CDS encoding TIGR00282 family metallophosphoesterase yields MQSSETLNVLFIGDIVGKSGRQIVKAILPGLVEQYKIEFVIANGENAAGGFGITENVAQELFSYGIDLITTGNHVWDKKESIPYIAKEAKILRPLNYPAGIPGFGSIVTKTKKNNIIAVINVLGRVFMNLLDCPFRTTEEEIKRIREQTKFIFIDFHAEATSEKIAFAYYFDGQVSAIIGTHTHVQTADERILPRGTAYITDVGMTGPEDSVIGFKKEEVIEKFLTQMPKKFDVPSTASIFSAVVIQVDKITATAKNIIRLTLRQ; encoded by the coding sequence ATGCAAAGTAGTGAAACATTAAATGTTCTTTTTATCGGTGATATTGTTGGCAAGTCAGGCAGACAAATCGTAAAAGCCATACTTCCCGGGCTTGTTGAACAGTATAAAATTGAATTTGTAATTGCAAATGGAGAAAATGCTGCTGGTGGATTTGGTATCACAGAGAATGTAGCTCAGGAACTTTTTTCATATGGAATTGACTTAATAACAACAGGAAACCATGTCTGGGATAAAAAAGAGTCTATTCCTTACATTGCGAAAGAGGCAAAAATTCTCAGACCATTGAATTATCCAGCAGGAATTCCAGGATTTGGAAGTATTGTAACTAAAACGAAAAAAAATAATATTATAGCTGTGATCAATGTTTTAGGAAGAGTTTTTATGAATTTGCTTGATTGTCCTTTCCGAACTACTGAAGAAGAAATAAAAAGAATCAGGGAGCAAACAAAATTTATTTTTATAGATTTTCATGCAGAGGCAACCTCTGAAAAAATAGCTTTTGCTTACTATTTTGATGGACAGGTAAGTGCTATAATTGGAACACATACGCATGTACAGACAGCAGATGAAAGAATACTTCCCAGAGGCACTGCTTATATTACTGATGTTGGTATGACAGGACCTGAAGACTCTGTAATTGGATTTAAAAAGGAAGAAGTTATAGAAAAATTTCTTACCCAGATGCCTAAAAAATTTGATGTTCCTTCCACTGCATCAATATTTTCTGCAGTAGTAATTCAGGTTGATAAAATTACAGCTACAGCAAAAAACATTATAAGACTAACACTAAGACAGTAG
- the rny gene encoding ribonuclease Y, with product MEFLYIFISIVIGAVSGYVVYFIQKNRLKEDKIKVHEEAQRILEDAKKEAETIKKEAQLAAKEVVYQLKFEAEKEIKEKTKEISYQEKRLRQKEELVDRKIEQAEKREIELNKREKEILSKEKLLQEKENHYNKLISEQQQLLEKIAGMKEEEAKQELFRKIQEEARFEAAKLIKKIEDEARQEADKKAKEILSLAVQRYASDYVVDATVTAVSLPNDEMKGRIIGREGRNIRAFEALTGVDLIVDDTPDLVILSCFDPIRREIARIALERLIMDGRIHPARIEEVVEKARRDVELAIKEEGEKAVFEFGLSGIHPEIIKLIGRLKYRTSYGQNVLQHSKEVAWLSGIMAGEIGANVKLAKRAGLLHDIGKAVDHEMEGSHQEIGAMLARKYGESEEVINAILSHHEDVEFSCVESALVAAADALSAARPGVRRETIESYIKRLTKLEELAMSFQGVQNCYAIQAGREIRLIVRPDMVSDEECVLIAKELSKRIEKELSYPGQIKVTVIRESRFIEYAK from the coding sequence ATGGAGTTTTTATATATTTTCATTTCGATTGTCATTGGTGCTGTCTCGGGATATGTAGTTTATTTTATCCAAAAAAATAGACTTAAAGAAGATAAGATAAAAGTTCATGAAGAAGCACAGAGAATTCTTGAAGATGCAAAAAAAGAAGCAGAAACAATAAAAAAAGAAGCCCAACTTGCAGCTAAAGAGGTTGTATATCAATTAAAATTTGAAGCAGAAAAAGAAATAAAAGAAAAAACAAAGGAAATTAGTTATCAGGAAAAAAGACTCAGGCAAAAAGAAGAGCTTGTTGACCGCAAAATTGAGCAGGCTGAAAAGAGAGAAATTGAACTAAATAAAAGAGAAAAGGAAATACTTTCAAAAGAAAAACTTTTACAGGAAAAGGAGAATCACTATAACAAACTCATTTCTGAGCAGCAACAACTTCTTGAAAAAATAGCAGGAATGAAAGAAGAAGAAGCAAAACAGGAGCTTTTCAGAAAAATACAAGAGGAAGCTCGTTTTGAGGCAGCAAAACTCATTAAAAAGATAGAAGATGAAGCAAGGCAGGAAGCTGATAAAAAAGCAAAAGAAATCCTCAGTCTTGCGGTTCAAAGATATGCAAGTGATTATGTTGTTGATGCTACTGTTACTGCAGTAAGTCTTCCTAATGATGAAATGAAAGGAAGAATAATTGGGAGAGAAGGAAGAAACATTAGAGCTTTTGAGGCTTTGACAGGTGTTGATCTTATTGTTGATGATACTCCTGATCTTGTAATTCTTTCCTGTTTCGATCCTATAAGAAGAGAAATTGCCAGAATAGCTCTTGAAAGATTAATTATGGATGGTAGAATTCATCCAGCAAGAATAGAAGAGGTAGTGGAAAAAGCCCGGAGAGATGTAGAGTTGGCTATAAAAGAAGAGGGAGAAAAAGCAGTATTTGAATTTGGGCTTAGCGGAATTCATCCTGAAATTATAAAACTCATAGGCAGATTAAAATACAGAACCTCTTATGGACAGAATGTTTTACAACATTCAAAAGAAGTTGCGTGGCTCAGTGGAATTATGGCAGGTGAAATTGGAGCGAATGTAAAACTTGCGAAAAGAGCAGGACTTTTACATGACATAGGAAAGGCAGTAGACCATGAGATGGAAGGCTCACATCAGGAAATTGGTGCTATGCTTGCAAGAAAGTATGGAGAGAGTGAGGAAGTAATAAATGCTATTTTGAGTCATCACGAAGATGTGGAGTTTAGCTGTGTTGAGTCTGCACTGGTGGCAGCAGCAGATGCTCTTTCAGCAGCCCGACCTGGAGTGAGAAGAGAAACAATTGAAAGTTATATTAAAAGACTTACAAAACTTGAGGAACTTGCTATGTCTTTTCAGGGAGTTCAGAACTGCTATGCAATTCAGGCAGGAAGAGAAATAAGATTAATTGTAAGACCTGATATGGTTTCAGATGAGGAGTGTGTTTTAATTGCAAAAGAGTTAAGTAAGAGAATAGAAAAGGAACTTAGCTATCCAGGTCAGATAAAAGTAACTGTAATAAGAGAATCAAGATTCATAGAATATGCAAAGTAG
- a CDS encoding DNA-directed DNA polymerase, with the protein MLFYLLDIDDSAEGIILFGVTEEGKREKFVDSSYRPCFLVLPSNKEKAIEEIEKIIKDNSLPVTEITEETKIFYGEEKNFIKIYTKRHQDLQKVRDAIKVLEAKRGGSGSIIDEFEYQTSAYRMYLAEKGLSCLSWLDIEIRGNQVKSIKKANRASPKLKILAFDMEVLEVKRGNPSIVMISIFGEGLSKVITYQEAKYSINTIVVKDEKELIKNFIETIKDYDPDIIVGYNTDLYDMPILRERAKQLKVDIGILSRDNSGITLSKRARFTTARLIGRVHIDIFNFVFNILSPMLQSEQLTLKNVSQELLGDTKLDMEYEDILQAWDKGHEIDKLAKYCLKDSELVYELTKMLLPDIEELTRITGQSLFDTSRMPYSQLVEWYYIKKAKQQNRVIPNQPKFDEIKQRQQTTYEGGFVKEPEVGLHKGIAVVDFASLYPSIIATYNISIDTLNCSCCKDNGYKIPDFPYWFCKNRKGFESQAVEELLIKRLELKKQLKKLDPDSHEYLLLDTKQRALKTIINASYGYYAYPASRWYSKECAQAITALGRYWIKEVLKKASEKGFHAIYADTDSAFLRVNSKEAVEEFIKEINQNLPGLMRLDLEDFYVKGLFVPRQIGGVAKKRYALLDEKGRLKIRGLEVVRRDLCKFARATQQEILKICLIEEDIPKAFKYLDERVKALRQGNYDLKDLVVYEQLSKPVSEYKLISPHVVAAKRLLEKGIPVGEGSVIGYIIQKGSGSISERAYPIELADPSKIDIDYYIENQVLPTAMRILKVFENKGTLF; encoded by the coding sequence ATGCTATTTTATCTACTGGACATAGATGACTCAGCAGAGGGCATTATCCTTTTTGGAGTAACAGAAGAGGGAAAAAGGGAAAAATTTGTTGATTCATCATACAGACCCTGTTTTTTAGTGCTTCCTTCAAATAAAGAAAAGGCTATTGAAGAAATTGAAAAAATCATTAAAGACAATTCGCTTCCAGTTACTGAAATAACTGAGGAAACTAAAATTTTTTACGGTGAAGAAAAAAATTTTATAAAAATCTATACAAAGAGGCATCAGGATTTACAAAAAGTAAGAGATGCCATAAAAGTTCTTGAAGCAAAAAGAGGCGGCTCAGGTTCAATAATTGATGAATTTGAATACCAAACCTCTGCATACAGGATGTATCTTGCTGAAAAAGGTCTGTCCTGCCTCAGCTGGCTTGATATTGAAATTCGTGGCAATCAGGTTAAATCCATTAAAAAGGCTAACAGAGCTTCACCAAAACTTAAAATTCTTGCCTTTGACATGGAAGTGCTTGAAGTCAAGCGAGGAAATCCTTCAATTGTAATGATTTCAATATTCGGAGAAGGACTGTCCAAAGTAATTACATATCAGGAAGCAAAATACAGTATCAATACAATCGTAGTAAAAGATGAAAAAGAACTTATAAAAAACTTTATTGAAACCATCAAGGATTATGACCCTGACATAATTGTTGGATATAACACAGACCTTTATGACATGCCGATTTTAAGAGAAAGGGCAAAACAGCTTAAGGTTGACATCGGTATTCTTTCACGGGATAACTCTGGAATAACTCTTTCAAAGCGAGCAAGATTTACAACTGCAAGACTTATTGGAAGAGTTCATATTGATATATTTAATTTTGTCTTTAACATTCTTTCTCCAATGCTTCAAAGTGAGCAGCTTACTTTAAAAAATGTATCACAGGAACTTCTCGGTGATACAAAACTTGATATGGAATATGAAGACATTTTGCAGGCATGGGATAAAGGGCATGAGATTGACAAGCTTGCAAAATACTGTTTAAAAGATAGCGAATTAGTTTATGAACTTACAAAAATGCTTCTTCCTGATATTGAAGAATTAACAAGAATTACAGGACAGTCTCTTTTTGACACATCAAGAATGCCTTATAGTCAGCTTGTTGAATGGTATTATATTAAAAAGGCAAAACAACAAAACAGAGTGATTCCAAATCAGCCAAAGTTTGATGAAATAAAACAGCGTCAGCAAACTACCTATGAAGGAGGATTTGTAAAAGAACCAGAGGTGGGCCTTCACAAAGGAATCGCTGTTGTTGACTTTGCCTCTCTTTATCCATCAATAATTGCAACATACAACATCTCAATTGATACCCTTAACTGCAGTTGCTGTAAAGACAATGGGTATAAAATTCCCGATTTTCCCTACTGGTTCTGTAAAAATCGCAAAGGTTTCGAATCTCAGGCAGTTGAAGAACTTTTGATTAAAAGACTTGAATTAAAAAAACAGCTAAAAAAACTTGATCCAGACTCTCATGAATACCTACTACTTGATACAAAACAGAGAGCTTTGAAAACAATCATAAATGCCTCATATGGTTATTATGCATATCCTGCAAGTAGATGGTATTCAAAAGAGTGTGCTCAGGCAATTACAGCTCTTGGAAGATACTGGATTAAAGAAGTTTTAAAAAAAGCTTCTGAGAAAGGATTTCATGCAATATATGCAGATACTGATTCAGCATTTCTAAGAGTTAACAGTAAAGAAGCAGTTGAAGAGTTTATTAAAGAAATAAATCAGAATCTACCAGGGCTTATGAGGCTTGACTTAGAAGATTTTTATGTCAAAGGACTATTTGTCCCAAGACAAATAGGAGGTGTGGCAAAAAAAAGATATGCTTTGCTTGATGAAAAAGGAAGGTTAAAAATAAGAGGTCTTGAAGTTGTCAGAAGAGACCTTTGTAAATTTGCAAGAGCTACCCAGCAGGAGATTCTTAAAATATGCCTAATTGAGGAAGACATTCCAAAAGCATTTAAATACCTTGATGAAAGAGTTAAAGCTTTACGACAAGGCAATTATGATTTAAAAGATCTGGTTGTCTACGAGCAGCTTTCAAAACCTGTTTCAGAGTATAAGTTGATATCTCCTCATGTAGTAGCTGCGAAGAGATTGCTTGAAAAGGGAATTCCTGTTGGTGAAGGAAGCGTTATCGGATATATAATTCAAAAAGGCTCCGGTTCAATAAGTGAAAGAGCTTATCCAATAGAGCTTGCCGATCCATCAAAAATTGACATAGATTACTATATTGAAAATCAGGTTTTACCTACTGCAATGAGGATTTTGAAAGTTTTTGAGAATAAAGGCACTTTATTTTAA
- a CDS encoding Mut7-C RNAse domain-containing protein has protein sequence MKKGLKKTDLPRFIADVMLGSLSRWLRLFGFDTLYRNDFTDKQLIKLSLQEDRVLLTRDIALAKSKLLKKVLLIQSEEIKEQIKEVLLSFCSKLDLLNLKPRCPVCNGETESIKKEEIRGQLPDYVLFSNQEFIICKSCGKIYWKGTHKEKIDEVKKEILKNLK, from the coding sequence GTGAAAAAGGGATTGAAGAAAACTGATTTACCCCGTTTTATAGCAGATGTAATGCTTGGAAGCCTGAGCCGCTGGCTCAGGCTTTTTGGTTTTGATACATTATACAGGAATGATTTTACAGATAAACAGTTGATAAAGCTTTCTTTGCAGGAAGACAGAGTGCTTTTGACCAGAGACATCGCTCTTGCTAAATCAAAGTTATTAAAAAAAGTTTTGCTGATCCAATCAGAAGAAATTAAGGAGCAGATTAAAGAAGTTTTACTTTCTTTTTGTTCTAAATTAGACCTTTTAAATCTTAAACCGAGATGTCCTGTTTGCAATGGAGAGACTGAGAGCATTAAAAAAGAAGAAATTCGAGGGCAACTGCCTGATTATGTTTTATTCTCAAACCAGGAATTTATCATATGCAAATCCTGTGGTAAAATTTACTGGAAAGGAACGCATAAAGAAAAAATTGATGAAGTGAAAAAAGAAATCTTGAAAAATTTAAAATAA
- the rpoC gene encoding DNA-directed RNA polymerase subunit beta' has protein sequence MTEDIYSLFQKPKNPRDFDAIRIKLASPEKIREWSYGEVKKPETINYRTFKPEPEGLFCAKIFGPIKDWECLCGKYKRMKHKGVICDKCGVEVIQSKVRRERMGHIELAAPVAHIWFVRGVPSKMGLLLDLSVRQLERVIYYEDYIVIDPGDTPLKEKDILTEEEYKKYVSQYGSKFKVGMGAEAVRELLKKIDLDALTKELKEKIETATSTGIKKKLTKRLKVVEAFKNSGNRPEWMILDIIPVLPPELRPLVPLDGGRFASSDLNDLYRRVINRNNRLKRLMELKAPSVIIRNEKRMLQEAVDTLFDNTKRSKALKAGTRRPLKSLSDMIKGKQGRFRQNLLGKRVDYSGRSVIVVGPELDMHQCGLPKTMALELFKPFVFNKLEEKGYATTIKQAKRLVEQESPEVWDALEEVIQEHPVLLNRAPTLHRLGIQAFDPVLVEGKAIKLHPLVCTAFNADFDGDQMAVHVPLSYEAQIEARVLMMSVGNLLSPANGKPIVVPTQDMVLGIYYLTKEKKGAKGAGKVFSDPEEVILAYQSNAVGKHAPIKVRLNGQIVQTTVGRILFREIVPEGVPFNMINKELTKKELGKLIEYIHYNFGKRDTVLFLNKLEKLGFEVATQSGISICIDDMHIPSKKAELIREAEAQVMEVQRQYAEGLITQGERYNKVIDIWANVTEKVADEMMKELGAEKGKEFTPEELAERRSFNSIFMMADSGARGSIAQIRQLAGMRGLMAKPSGEIIETPITANFREGLTPLQYFISTHGARKGLADTALKTANAGYLTRRLVDVAQDIFLTEHDCGTKEGIYITALIEGGEIVMPLEERIYGRTLAEDVKDPLTGEIIAKRDTIIDQVVAKKIVDAGIDRVKIRSVLTCRTKFGVCSKCYGMDLARSEPVEIGEAIGVIAAQSIGEPGTQLTMRTFHIGGAATKIVEQAVLEAKTSGTVRFKNLHSVERKDGSLIVLNRNAMIVITDSSGREREKYNLVYGAKVIVKEGQFVEAGQRLAEWDAYTTPIITEIGGKVALGDMVEGVTFKEETDPTTGLSHKIVIDYPATYRPRVTIKDKEGKTAKLPSGAPARYLLPAGAILIVDRGDLVEPGDILAKIPRETIKTKDITGGLPRVAELFEARRPREAAIVSEIDGIVEFKGSQKGSRVIVVRGADETREYIIPKGKHVIVHDGDWVKAGEPLIDGSINPHSILEILGPTELQRYLVDEIQKVYRLQGVSIHDKHIEVIVRQMMKKVRIEDPGDTSFLIGDEVDRFTFMEENEKVIARGGRPAQAKPLLLGITKAALSTESWVSAASFQETTRVLTDAAIEARIDELRGLKENVIMGRIIPAGTGCPVYKDTLIKGDFYSMQIEQLSEKGIEEN, from the coding sequence TTGACAGAAGATATTTATTCACTTTTTCAAAAACCTAAAAATCCAAGAGATTTTGATGCGATAAGAATAAAACTTGCTTCACCTGAAAAAATAAGGGAATGGTCTTATGGAGAAGTAAAGAAGCCTGAAACCATTAATTACAGAACATTTAAACCAGAACCTGAAGGACTTTTCTGTGCTAAAATTTTCGGTCCTATAAAAGACTGGGAATGTCTTTGTGGTAAATACAAAAGAATGAAGCATAAAGGTGTTATATGTGATAAATGCGGGGTTGAGGTAATTCAGAGCAAGGTAAGAAGAGAAAGAATGGGGCATATTGAGCTTGCTGCTCCTGTGGCACATATATGGTTTGTCAGAGGTGTTCCAAGTAAAATGGGACTGTTGCTTGACCTTTCTGTCAGACAGCTTGAAAGAGTTATCTATTATGAAGACTATATTGTTATAGACCCTGGAGATACGCCTTTAAAGGAAAAGGATATTCTCACTGAAGAGGAATACAAAAAGTATGTTTCTCAGTATGGCAGCAAATTTAAAGTTGGGATGGGAGCAGAAGCTGTCAGAGAACTTCTTAAAAAAATTGATCTTGATGCCCTTACAAAGGAACTTAAAGAAAAAATAGAAACTGCCACATCTACAGGAATTAAGAAGAAACTTACAAAAAGACTCAAGGTCGTAGAAGCTTTTAAGAACTCAGGTAATAGGCCTGAATGGATGATTCTTGACATTATTCCTGTACTTCCTCCAGAACTGAGACCTTTGGTTCCTCTTGATGGTGGAAGGTTTGCTTCTTCAGATTTAAATGATCTTTACAGGAGAGTCATAAACAGAAATAACAGATTAAAAAGACTTATGGAGCTTAAAGCTCCGAGTGTAATTATCAGAAACGAAAAGCGAATGCTGCAGGAAGCAGTAGATACACTTTTTGACAACACCAAGCGTTCAAAAGCTCTGAAAGCAGGCACCCGTAGACCTCTTAAATCCTTAAGTGACATGATAAAGGGCAAACAGGGAAGGTTCCGTCAGAATCTTCTTGGTAAAAGAGTTGATTATTCAGGTAGATCAGTAATTGTTGTGGGACCTGAACTTGATATGCATCAATGCGGATTACCAAAAACTATGGCTCTTGAGCTTTTTAAGCCATTTGTTTTTAATAAACTTGAAGAAAAGGGTTATGCAACAACAATAAAACAGGCAAAAAGGCTTGTTGAGCAGGAAAGTCCTGAAGTATGGGATGCACTTGAAGAGGTGATTCAGGAACATCCTGTGCTTTTAAACAGAGCTCCAACTCTGCACAGACTTGGAATCCAGGCTTTTGACCCTGTACTTGTAGAAGGAAAGGCAATAAAGCTTCATCCTCTTGTATGTACAGCTTTTAATGCAGATTTTGATGGTGACCAGATGGCTGTTCATGTTCCTCTTTCTTATGAAGCTCAAATTGAGGCAAGAGTTCTAATGATGTCAGTGGGAAATCTTCTTTCTCCTGCAAATGGTAAACCTATTGTTGTGCCAACACAGGATATGGTTTTAGGAATTTACTATCTTACAAAAGAAAAGAAGGGAGCAAAAGGTGCAGGTAAAGTTTTTTCTGATCCTGAAGAAGTTATTCTCGCTTATCAGAGCAATGCAGTGGGAAAACATGCTCCAATAAAAGTTAGATTGAACGGACAAATTGTTCAGACCACAGTAGGAAGAATTCTTTTTAGAGAAATTGTGCCCGAGGGTGTTCCCTTTAATATGATTAATAAGGAGCTTACAAAGAAGGAACTTGGAAAACTGATTGAATACATTCACTATAATTTTGGCAAAAGGGATACGGTTTTATTTTTGAATAAGCTTGAAAAATTAGGATTTGAAGTTGCCACTCAGTCAGGAATTTCTATATGTATTGATGATATGCATATACCTTCAAAGAAGGCAGAGCTTATTCGTGAAGCAGAAGCTCAGGTAATGGAAGTTCAAAGGCAGTATGCTGAAGGATTAATCACCCAGGGTGAGAGATATAACAAAGTTATAGATATATGGGCGAATGTTACGGAGAAAGTTGCTGATGAGATGATGAAAGAGCTTGGAGCAGAAAAGGGCAAAGAATTCACTCCAGAAGAACTTGCTGAAAGGAGATCATTTAACAGCATCTTCATGATGGCTGACTCAGGTGCTCGTGGTAGCATTGCACAGATAAGACAGCTTGCTGGTATGAGAGGACTTATGGCAAAACCTTCAGGTGAGATTATAGAAACCCCGATTACAGCCAATTTCAGAGAAGGACTTACTCCTCTACAATACTTTATCTCCACGCATGGTGCAAGAAAAGGGTTAGCAGACACAGCTTTGAAAACAGCAAATGCTGGTTATCTAACAAGAAGGCTTGTTGATGTGGCTCAGGACATATTTCTTACAGAACATGATTGTGGGACAAAAGAAGGAATATATATCACTGCTCTCATAGAAGGTGGTGAGATAGTAATGCCTCTTGAAGAGAGAATATATGGTAGAACACTGGCAGAAGATGTTAAAGATCCTTTAACAGGGGAAATTATTGCAAAAAGAGATACAATAATAGATCAGGTGGTAGCAAAGAAGATTGTGGATGCAGGAATTGATAGAGTAAAAATTCGCTCTGTGCTCACATGCAGAACGAAATTCGGTGTTTGTTCAAAATGTTATGGAATGGACCTTGCAAGGAGTGAACCTGTTGAAATAGGTGAGGCAATTGGAGTTATTGCTGCTCAGTCTATTGGAGAGCCAGGTACTCAGCTTACAATGAGAACCTTCCACATAGGTGGAGCAGCAACAAAAATCGTTGAACAGGCTGTGCTTGAAGCTAAGACTTCAGGAACAGTAAGGTTTAAAAATCTTCACTCTGTTGAAAGAAAGGATGGCTCGCTGATTGTTCTTAACAGAAATGCAATGATTGTTATTACAGATTCTTCTGGAAGAGAAAGAGAAAAATACAATCTTGTATACGGTGCTAAAGTGATTGTTAAAGAAGGTCAGTTTGTTGAAGCAGGACAGAGACTGGCTGAGTGGGATGCTTATACAACTCCAATTATTACTGAAATAGGCGGTAAGGTAGCACTTGGTGATATGGTAGAAGGTGTAACCTTTAAAGAAGAGACAGATCCTACCACAGGACTTTCTCATAAAATAGTAATTGATTATCCAGCAACTTACAGACCTCGTGTTACGATAAAGGATAAAGAAGGCAAAACAGCCAAGCTTCCTTCAGGAGCGCCTGCAAGGTATCTTCTTCCAGCAGGAGCAATTTTAATAGTTGACAGAGGAGATTTAGTAGAACCAGGAGATATCCTGGCAAAAATTCCAAGAGAAACTATTAAAACAAAGGATATAACAGGAGGACTGCCAAGAGTAGCAGAACTCTTTGAAGCAAGAAGGCCCAGAGAAGCAGCAATTGTAAGTGAAATAGATGGTATAGTGGAATTTAAAGGAAGTCAGAAAGGCTCAAGAGTTATAGTTGTCAGAGGAGCAGACGAAACAAGAGAATATATTATTCCAAAGGGTAAACATGTAATAGTTCACGATGGGGACTGGGTTAAAGCAGGTGAGCCATTAATTGATGGATCTATTAATCCTCACAGCATACTTGAGATTCTGGGTCCTACAGAACTTCAGAGATATCTTGTAGATGAAATTCAGAAAGTTTATAGACTCCAGGGTGTTTCAATACATGACAAGCATATTGAAGTGATTGTAAGGCAGATGATGAAAAAGGTAAGAATTGAAGATCCTGGAGACACTTCTTTTCTCATAGGTGACGAGGTTGATAGATTTACATTCATGGAGGAAAATGAAAAAGTTATAGCTCGTGGAGGAAGACCAGCACAGGCAAAGCCACTCTTACTTGGAATTACAAAAGCAGCTTTGTCAACAGAGTCATGGGTATCAGCAGCTTCATTCCAGGAAACAACGAGAGTGCTTACTGATGCAGCAATTGAGGCAAGGATTGATGAATTGAGGGGATTAAAAGAAAATGTAATTATGGGAAGAATTATTCCTGCTGGAACAGGCTGCCCAGTGTATAAAGATACATTGATAAAAGGCGACTTTTACAGTATGCAGATAGAACAATTAAGTGAAAAAGGGATTGAAGAAAACTGA